A stretch of Aedes aegypti strain LVP_AGWG chromosome 2, AaegL5.0 Primary Assembly, whole genome shotgun sequence DNA encodes these proteins:
- the LOC5576455 gene encoding leucine-rich repeat-containing G-protein coupled receptor 4 — protein MNIWWSSIFIVAYLSQSLCKSFKCSVINEAGFCFLENVVIGDPASAKTLEFPKQQILLIKSGSIPNFSKDIYAQLSGVRLLHMYNHTAIRKFMIAVSNLTEINLQRNGLVEFDVEPTESRNLKTLTIVHNAINVIPKNIRYLEGLEKLFLYNNSLEYVDLEMFTNATSLKVLSLYDNFIKTLDSKLGLRFANLQTLSLSKNKLNFIPYFVESFPALNAISLRKNPWNCRWLEFAMGHIEARSIQIARKDAICRHNWVGDICCYRTVLDFLFQMQGQELRHDREQLLKLAQDNRELTDVVGRLNESVRKLEERVVDNKADGEV, from the exons ATGAATATTTG GTGGTCATCAATCTTCATCGTCGCCTATCTGTCGCAATCACTGTGCAAAAGCTTCAAATGTTCCGTGATCAACGAAGCTGGCTTCTGCTTCCTGGAGAATGTAGTTATCGGCGATCCCGCCAGTGCAAAAACCCTAGAATTCCCTAAACAGCAGATCCTACTCATCAAATCCGGATCCATCCCGAACTTTTCGAAGGATATCTACGCCCAACTTTCTGGAGTTCGACTGCTTCACATGTACAACCACACCGCCATCCGGAAATTCATGATCGCTGTCAGCAATCTAACAGAAATTAACCTCCAACGGAACGGTCTCGTCGAGTTCGACGTTGAACCCACCGAAAGTCGAAACCTGAAAACGCTAACCATCGTCCACAATGCCATTAACGTCATCCCGAAGAACATCCGCTACCTGGAAGGGCTCGAGAAGCTTTTCCTCTACAACAACTCCCTGGAGTACGTCGATCTGGAGATGTTCACCAACGCCACCTCCCTCAAGGTCCTCTCCCTCTACGACAACTTCATCAAAACGCTCGACTCCAAACTGGGCCTACGCTTCGCCAACCTGCAAACCCTGTCCCTCAGCAAGAACAAGCTGAACTTCATCCCGTACTTTGTAGAATCATTCCCCGCCCTGAACGCCATATCCCTACGCAAAAATCCCTGGAACTGCCGTTGGTTGGAGTTCGCCATGGGTCACATCGAAGCCCGGAGCATCCAGATCGCCCGGAAGGACGCCATTTGCCGACACAATTGGGTGGGCGATATCTGCTGCTATCGGACGGTTTTGGACTTTTTGTTCCAGATGCAGGGCCAGGAGTTGCGTCACGATCGGGAACAGCTGCTGAAGCTGGCACAGGACAATCGAGAGCTTACGGATGTGGTTGGGCGGTTGAACGAGAGTGTACGTAAGCTGGAGGAACGGGTGGTGGATAATAAGGCGGATGGTGAGGTGTAA